The DNA window GAAAAATACCTGAAAACTATCCATATCTCAGCCGTGACGCTGGGTAATATCTTCAACGATATTATTGAGATGGACAAAATGGAGCGGCGTAAAATTCAGCTGGATAATCAGCCGGTTGATTTCACTGGCTTCCTCGCTGACCTGGAAAACCTCTCTGGCCTGCAGGCGCAGCAGAAAGGTCTGCACTTTGTGCTGGATCCCGCACTTCCGCTGCCGCATCAAGTGATAACCGACGGTACGCGGTTGCGCCAGATTCTGTGGAACCTCATTAGTAACGCAGTGAAATTTACTCCGCAGGGCGGGAATGTAAACGTCCGCGTGCGTTATGACGAAGGCGATATTCTGCATTTTGAAGTAGAAGATTCCGGTATTGGTATTCCTGAAGCGGAACAGGACAAAATCTTCGCCATGTATTATCAGGTTAAAGATAGCCAGGGAGGCAAGCCCGCGACCGGCACCGGTATTGGCCTTGCGGTATCGCGTCGTCTGGCGCGCAACATGGGCGGTGATATCTGCGTTTCCAGCCTGCCGGGCAAAGGGGCGACCTTTACGCTCACCGTACATGCCCCTGCTATTGCTGAAGAAGTCGAAGACACTTTGGCAGAAGATGAAATGCCATTACCGGCGCTGAACGTGTTGTTGGTGGAAGATATTGAACTGAATGTGATCGTCGCGCGCTCGGTGCTGGAGAAACTGGGCAATAGCGTGGATGTGGCAATGACCGGTAAGGCCGCGCTGGAGATGTTTGTGCCCGGTGAATACGACCTGGTTCTGCTCGATATTCAGCTGCCGGATATGACGGGACTGGATATCTCTCGCCAGCTGAAACAACGCTTTGCTGCTGATGAACTCCCGCCGCTGGTGGCGCTCACCGCTAATGTACTGAAGAACAAAAACGAGTATCTGGACGCCGGGATGGACGATGTCCTGAGTAAACCGTTATCGGTCCCGGCGCTAACCGCAATTATCAAAAAATTCTGGGATTCACCGGAAGAGGAAGAGAACGATATGCCATCCGTAGATGTCAGTAAATCGACTTCTGTACTGGATATTCCAATGCTTGAGCAGTATATCGAACTGGTGGGACCGAAGCTTATCAATGACGGTCTGGTGGTTTTCGAGAGAATGATGCCGGGATATCTGGCGGTTCTGGAATCGAATCTAACCGCGCGTGACCAGAAAGGCATTGTCGACGAAGGGCATAAAATTAAGGGGGCGGCTGGCTCAATTGGTTTGCGTCACATTCAGCAACTTGGGCAACAGATTCAGTCACCAGATTTGCCGGCATGGTCAGATAACGTTGCAG is part of the Klebsiella huaxiensis genome and encodes:
- the arcB gene encoding aerobic respiration two-component sensor histidine kinase ArcB translates to MKQIRMLAQYYVDLMMKLGLVRFSMLLALALVVLAIVVQMAVTMVLHGQVESIDVIRSIFFGLLITPWAVYFLSVVVEQLEESRQRLSRLVEKLEEMRERDLKLNVQLKDNIAQLNQEIGEREKAEAERETTLEQLKIEMKEREEAQIQLEQQSSFLRSFLDASPDLVFYRNEDKEFSGCNRAMELLTGKSEKQLIHLKPQNVYSAEVAEKVLETDEKVFRHNVSLTYEQWLDYPDGRKACFEIRKVPYYDRVGKRRGLMGFGRDITERKRYQDALERASRDKTTFISTISHELRTPLNGIVGLSRILLDTDLTAEQEKYLKTIHISAVTLGNIFNDIIEMDKMERRKIQLDNQPVDFTGFLADLENLSGLQAQQKGLHFVLDPALPLPHQVITDGTRLRQILWNLISNAVKFTPQGGNVNVRVRYDEGDILHFEVEDSGIGIPEAEQDKIFAMYYQVKDSQGGKPATGTGIGLAVSRRLARNMGGDICVSSLPGKGATFTLTVHAPAIAEEVEDTLAEDEMPLPALNVLLVEDIELNVIVARSVLEKLGNSVDVAMTGKAALEMFVPGEYDLVLLDIQLPDMTGLDISRQLKQRFAADELPPLVALTANVLKNKNEYLDAGMDDVLSKPLSVPALTAIIKKFWDSPEEEENDMPSVDVSKSTSVLDIPMLEQYIELVGPKLINDGLVVFERMMPGYLAVLESNLTARDQKGIVDEGHKIKGAAGSIGLRHIQQLGQQIQSPDLPAWSDNVAEWVEEMKSEWQSDVAVLKAWVAAADKK